The nucleotide window GGGTACAGCGCGTAGGACTGGAACACCATGGCGATGTCACGGTCCTTGGGGCTCATGCCGCTGACGTCCTGCTCGTCGATGAGGATCGCACCGCCGGTGATCTGCTCCAGGCCGGCGATGCAGTTCATCAGGGTGGATTTGCCACAGCCAGAGGGGCCGACCAGGATCAGGAACTCACCATCTTTGATCGACAGCTGGATGTCCTTGAGGGTGTCCGGCAGGCCGCTGCCGTAGGTCTTGTTCACATTGCGAAGTTCGAGCGTAGCCATGACTTACCCCTTGACCGCGCCGGCCGTCAGCCCGCGCACGAAATATTTGCCTGCAACCACATAGACCAGCAGGGTTGGCAGGCCGGCGATCATCGCTGCCGCCATGTCGACGTTGTATTCCTTGGCCCCGGTACTGGTGTTGACCAGGTTGTTCAAGGCCACGGTGATCGGTTGCGAATCACCGCTGGAAAACACCACGCCGAACAGGAAGTCGTTCCAGATCTGGGTGAACTGCCAGATCAGGCAGACCATGATGATCGGCGTGGACATCGGCAGGATGATGCGCCGGAAGATGGTGAAGAACCCGGCCCCGTCCAGGCGCGCGGCCTTGACCAGCGCATCAGGGATGCTCACGTAGAAGTTGCGGAAAAACAGCGTGGTGAAGGCCAGGCCGTAGACCACGTGCACCAGCACCAGGCCGCCGGTAGTGCTGGCCAGGCCCAGCTTGCCGAGGGTGAACGAGGCCGGCAGCAGCACGGTCTGGAATGGCAGGAAGCAGCCGAACAGCAGCAGGCCGAAGAACAGCTGCGAACCACGGAAGCGCCACATCGACAGCACATAGCCGTTCAGCGCGCCAATGGTGGTGGAGATCAGCACCGCTGGCACGGTGATCATGATCGAGTTCCAGAAGTAACCGCTGACCGTGCCCCAGGCCTTGACCCAGCCAATGCCGGTAATCACCGCCGGCCAGCTCAGCAGGTTGCCGGTGCTGATGTCTTCAGGGGTCTTGAAGCTGGTCAGCAGCATCACCACCAGCGGCACCAGGTACAGCAGCACAGCGCTCAGCAACACCGCGTGGATGGAGATACGGCTCAGGCTGAGCGCGGGTTTGTCGACAGGGCTATGCATGGCGCTTGCTCCGCAGCTCCGAGTACAGGTACGGCACGAGGATCGCCAGGATCGCCCCGAGCATGAGGATGGCGCTGGCCGAGCCCATGCCCATCTGGCCGCGGCTGAAGGTGAACGAGTACATGAACATTGCTGGCAGGTCGGACGAGTAGCCCGGGCCGCCAGCGGTCATCGCCGCCACCAGGTCGAAGCTCTTGATGGCAATGTGCGAAAGGATCATCAGTGCACTGAAGAACACCGGGCGCAGGCTGGGCAGCACCACGGTCCAGTAGATGCGCGGCAGGCTGGCGCCATCCATCTGCGCCGCACGGATGATCGACGGGTCGACCCCGCGCAGGCCGGCCAGGAACATTGCCATGATGAAGCCCGACGCCTGCCACACGGCAGCGATCACCAGGCAATACACTACCCGGTCGGGGTCGATCAGCCAGTCCAGGCGAAAGCCCTCCCAGCCCCAGTCGCGCAACAACTTGTCCAGGCCCATGCCGGGGTTGAGCAGCCACTTCCAGGCGGTGCCGGTAACGATCATCGACAACGCCATGGGGTACAGGTAAATGGTGCGGATGAAGCCCTCACGGCGGATGCGCTGGTCCAGCAGCACCGCCAGCAACACGCCGATGGCCAGGCTGATGGCGATGAACAGGCCACCGAACAGCAGCAGGTTCTTGCTTGCCACCCACCAGCGGTCGTTGTCGAACAGCCGCGCGTATTGCGCAAGGCCGGCCCATTTGTAGGTGGGCAGGAACGTCGAGGTGGTGAAGGACAGCACGAAGGTCCAGAGGATGTAGCCGTAGAAGCCCACCAGGACGATGAACATGCTGGGGGCCAGCACCAGCTTGGGCAGCCAGCGCTGAAGCGCGTCCAGGGGTGAGGCCCGCAGTTGGGCGGTAGTCGTGGTCATGGTTCAGATCCCCGTTTCAGAAACGGCACGCACTTCTGTAGGAGCAGCCTTGTGCTGCGAAGAGGCCATTGCAGGCACAGCAATGCCTCAAGCCATCCCGGCCCTTTCGCAGCACAAGGCTGCTCCTACAGGATGAATGTCAGCTTTACTGGGCAGCCTTGATCGCCGCCGCCAGCTTCTTCGCCGCATCGGCCGGGTCGGCCTTGGGGTCGTTGATGTAGTTGGTCACCACATCGAAGAACGCGCCCTGCACGGCCAGCGTGGTAGCCATGTTGTGCGCCATGCTCGGCTGCAAGCCGCCATTCTTGGCGTCGGCCAGGAAGTCCCTGGCCGACGCCTGCGCGCAGGCATCGAAACCATACTTGCCCATGTCGGCAAGCATGTCGTTACGCACCGGGATCGACCCCTTGTTGCTGCTGAAGACCTTCTGGAAGTCCTGGCCCAGCACTTTACGGGCAATGTCCTGCTGGCCGGCAGACGTGCCGGCGTTGTTCTGCTTGAACACCACCAGCGAGTCGATGTTGTAGAGGAAGGCGTTTTCGGTACCAGGGAACGGCACGCACTGGTAATCCTTGCCGGCGGTTTTCTTGGCCAAGGTCCATTCGCTCTTGGCCCAGTCGCCCATGATCTGCA belongs to Pseudomonas putida NBRC 14164 and includes:
- a CDS encoding carbohydrate ABC transporter permease — encoded protein: MTTTTAQLRASPLDALQRWLPKLVLAPSMFIVLVGFYGYILWTFVLSFTTSTFLPTYKWAGLAQYARLFDNDRWWVASKNLLLFGGLFIAISLAIGVLLAVLLDQRIRREGFIRTIYLYPMALSMIVTGTAWKWLLNPGMGLDKLLRDWGWEGFRLDWLIDPDRVVYCLVIAAVWQASGFIMAMFLAGLRGVDPSIIRAAQMDGASLPRIYWTVVLPSLRPVFFSALMILSHIAIKSFDLVAAMTAGGPGYSSDLPAMFMYSFTFSRGQMGMGSASAILMLGAILAILVPYLYSELRSKRHA
- a CDS encoding carbohydrate ABC transporter permease, with protein sequence MHSPVDKPALSLSRISIHAVLLSAVLLYLVPLVVMLLTSFKTPEDISTGNLLSWPAVITGIGWVKAWGTVSGYFWNSIMITVPAVLISTTIGALNGYVLSMWRFRGSQLFFGLLLFGCFLPFQTVLLPASFTLGKLGLASTTGGLVLVHVVYGLAFTTLFFRNFYVSIPDALVKAARLDGAGFFTIFRRIILPMSTPIIMVCLIWQFTQIWNDFLFGVVFSSGDSQPITVALNNLVNTSTGAKEYNVDMAAAMIAGLPTLLVYVVAGKYFVRGLTAGAVKG